The Candidatus Bathyarchaeia archaeon genomic interval TGACGAGAACAGAAGAGAAATTGACAGGATAATCCACAGCATTGTCCATGTGAAATATAAGGATTGTCCGGCTGCGTGGAAAGAAGTTAAAAAGCAACTAGCAGAAAACGAAGAAGACTTTCTTTTGAAATTGAAAGAAGCATGGAATAAGCAAGCGCAAGCGTAACTGTTTACTTCTTAGCTTTCGGTTTCATCTCTTTCATAGGAACCCCGCAACAAATCAAATCGCAAGCAGCACATCCACACGCCTTGTCAACAACCACAACAAGCCCACATTCTTCACATTTATATTGCGAACCTTTCTTCGCCATTCACTCTCACCTCCAATCACTATTTTACAGCCTAATTCTTCTATATTGATTATGCAAAAATAAAACTATCTAATGCTTAACACCTAACACTTGCATTGAAAAATCTTATAAGAAAAAAATGAAACATAAACTCTAAAACTGGCATGTTCGCTCAATCATGGAGTGATTCACATGGTAAAACTGAACAAGGTTGATGAACTCGTCATTGAAACGTTAAAAAATTCTGATAAGCCTTTGACACTCGCGGAAATCGCCCAGAAAACTGGAGAGTCTGAGAAGAAAGTTTTCAAGGCTTTGCGTAAGTTGTTTGAGAATGAAATGGTTGATTGTCAGAATCGCCAGTACAAACTGGCAAATTGCTAGTTAATTTTTTAGCATTTATTCAGCGTTTCCGGTAATCACGTTTAATGTATGATTCAGTTAGTGTGTTTAGTTTGTTTTGGTGAGTTGCAAAGTGTTGATTATTAAATCGCAATATTTAAGTTATTAAATATTCACAAATAAAACTAATCAAACGAGTTGTGCATTTAATTGAGAATCCTTAGAAAAAAGAAACCTGGCTACGCATTGGGAATAACGCTTTGTCTAATAGGATTAGTTCTCATTTCCATAACCATCTGGGAAGCTTGGCCTAACATTTCCGCTCAAAATCCACTCCAAAGTTTCTGGACAGCTATTTGGACGCAAAAGCTTGATTTCATTCTAGCCGTCGAATTCAAACTTGCATATTTAATAATCCTAGGAGCCGCGCTAATCTCTACAGGCTTCATAGTATTAATTTTAAGTCGACAATGGCTAACTATTTATAGCGGCACCATACTATTTCAATGTCCCTTCTGCAAAAAACGCTGGAGAGCCCTACGAGACAAAGGACTAGTACACTGCCCACATTGCAACCAACTAATTCATCCCACAATGGTTGAATAAACTGTGGCGCGGGGTGCGGGATTTGAATAAGTGGATTTTTCGCGTGTTATATTAAAGTTTTACGGAAAGCGTTTCTAAGCGTTGTTGTCTAGGCTGAGGGGCTTAAGGAAAACTGTTTTGGGGATTAACAGAACACAATCTTCCACGACTTAAGACTGGCAGGCAGGATTTTCTGAATAGAAAAAACGTTCCAAAAAGCAAAAACAGCGAAACAGTGAGAGTATAAGTATATAATTTCTTACATACTACGCTCGGGGAGGGAGCCCAAAACCACATTTAAATAGAAAATAACCGAACCACACGTAAAACAATACAGAGTGAAGAAAATATAGGAAGCGAAAGTTTTGCATTAACGCAAGCTAAAGACTATTAGGAGACGAGAAGAGTTTTCGTTGGGCTTTTTGTCCCGGGGCAAATTTTTAATAGTCTAAGATGCGGGAGTGTTGTTGCTGTTTTGGGTTTTCTTTGATATTGCTATTCTGATTTGTGTGAGTTTTCGTTCTAGTTCTTTTTTCTTTTTGGCCTTTTCCATTAGGGTTATGAACTGGTGGGTTTGTCCTCGGTCTTCCCAGCTTTCCATAAGCTCCGGCACAATATCCCACATGTTATGCAAATCACCAAAGTCTAACCCCAATTCACACACTAAGCTCATCAGCTCATCGTAACATCCAATCTTTTTGAGCGCTGTCTTAAGGCGCTCAACTTCATCAAAGAGCTTGGCATACTCACGCTTTAGAGCCTCATAGTCAGCAGCCTCATGGGCAGGTGGCTGCGTGCCCTCCAATTCAGCTAAACGCTTCCGCAATAAGTCATTAACCTCTTCACTTATGGACCTGCTAAACTTTTCCGCCAATACATGCTTAAGCCTAGCGTACACTTGACCGTCAACATGAAAACAATGCGGTTCCGCATCAACATACTTTTTCGGACGAGGCATACGCGTTTCCCATTAGAAAAATAGAAAACTCAAACACCCCCTCCCCTCCACACTAGTAATAATAATATACTATTATAGAGAATAAGCCTCACATATTTATACTCTCATTGCGTTCTCACTTTGGCAAATTTTCTGGTTTTCCTGTTAGAAAACCGCCCACCCGCCCAGAAACCCATGAACGGGCATGTTCTGTTAATTCACGTTAACAGACAACGCCAGAAAAATAAATATTAGAAAATTTTCAAAAACTTCAAGCCGCGCTTTATATAGAGCCTTTCCACGTCAAGTCTGTCAAGGGCTAACCACATTAAATCAAAGCCAACCTTTTCCAGTTATCGATTAAACGTTACTAACAGAATATCTAAAAAAGAATTTCTGGATATATTATTGCTTATTTTTTGGTTGTTTTTCGTTTTATTGCTGTGAAGGCCATTGTTAGGATTGCTGCTAGCATTATGTATGGTATAATTGGTTCTTTGTTTGCTTTAATGTTTATTGGAATTGAGTATCCTCCAACTGGGATTGCAGCAACTGTTATGCGTGCTGTGTCTGATTGGGCTGTGTTGCCTTTATCATCTGTGACCTTAAGATAAATGTAGTAGATTCCACTTGTAGTTGGCGTGAAGGCCCATGCGCTTGAAGTGGCCCCTGAAACTGGATTACCATTAAGATACCATTGGTAGGCGTATGGTGTGTATCCGCCCGAAACTGTTGATGTGAAGGTTACCAATTGGCCTACGAGGATTGAGGCTGAAGGCGGACTTATGGAAACTGAAAGTGGCGGCGGAGGCGGCAAGTATGTGAATACTGCTTTTAGTGTGTGATTGTTATCCATTAGGACATAGTAGGGGTTCGCTGAGCCGACATTTATTGTGTCGAGTTCCCAGTGGTCGAAAACATAGTTTGTGTCTGGGATTGCTGTAACTTGAACTGAAGAATTAGCCAGATAAATGTATGTTCCTGGCGTTGGACTTGTTGTTCCACCCGTAGTGGTTGAAATGGTCAAAGAATATGTTGTTGGAGGAGGTTGTCCCATTATGGCGAATAGGCTTAGGTGATATATTTTTGCCCAAACATAGCCTGCATAACCAGGAATGTCTGAAGGTGTAACCACGCCTGTATCATTTTCAAGTATCCAGCTTGTTCCATTCCAGTAGAACATGCGCAATGTTGACTGGTCAACATACGCTGATATCACTTCCTGGTTCGTGTAGTAGATGCGGATTTCTATTGGAAAAGTTATGCTCTCAGGGGGTAAATCTGTTTCAACAGTTACACATTTGACACAGTGAACTTCTATGCCCATTTCAATTGTTCCTTCAAGGTTGATGTCATAGCTGTTTATGGTAATGTTTCCTGGAGATGTCGTGTTAATTAATACCATAGTGTCGGTAGATGAGGTATCATCAACAATGTTTTCGCCGGAATTTAATGAAATCGGAGGAATATACTCTTTCCACTGAACATAAAAGTAATTACTTCCATAAGAGCCTATTACTGTGTTGTAATACCATCCTTGAACCCATTCACGTTCAAACCTTCTTCCAATTGGTTGAAAGAGGGTTACTGCTGGGCAATCTTCAAAATAAAGTCTCTGTAGTTCGTAGTAAATCTCCTTACGTAGCATTTCATTCGTTTCAGCCACCCCAAGATCCACAAGCTCGTCAATTGTTTCATTCATGTAATTTTGCATCGCAGGAAAAACTCTACCGCTTCTCATGAAACCATAAGCAAAATCATGCGGATCAGCAAAATCGGCAAGCCAGCCCATAATAAATATTGGTGCCTCATGTCTATTGATCAGATAATTATATATATTCCAAGTTACACCTTGTATTTGGACATGAAACTTTGGATTAAGCGCTTCAACATTTTCTTTAAGAATCTCACATTCTCTTAAGCGAATAATGCTTTCTACGTTATAAAGAATAGTGACGTTAAAGCCGTTAGCCCACACTTGTCCGTTCCACGCTTCTTGGAAATACTCAGCAGCCTTCGTTAAATTGAATGTGTATTTTTCTTGCGCGGGATTATGGTAAAGCAAACCCGGTATTATAGGCGTCGCTGGTTGACGAGAGTCTCCAAGCAAAACATCATTTATTAACTTTGTGTAATTAAAGGAGTAGGCGAAACCCCTTCTAACGTTTATATCATTGAAGAAATCTGGCGGAATTCCATTTTCACTAAATGTTCCCGGTGGCAATCCTCCTGGAACGCCGAGGTATTCGCTTGATGTTGAAATGTTAAAGGTAAAGAACATAGCTTCGCACACCAACTCAGGTAATGGATATACGCAGCGAACACCAGGTTGTCCCAAAACTTCGCTCCAAGAAGTTCGTGGAACATCAACACTGTCAAGTTCCCCTGAAAGAAACAGATCCCTTCTCGTCGCCCAGTCTGATATCCCGCGAACAGTGACTCTCTGGAGAAAACCATTTGCGCCAGGAGCAGGCCAACCGCCCCAATAATCATCGAATTTAACCAGAGAGTAATTGACTCCACGCTGATAATAATCAAGCATGAAAGGACCAGTTCCACACATTGCATCAATGTGTGGTCCCGGTGGCTCAGTATTCATCATATTTATCTGAGAGTTTTCTGGTTTGTTATATAGCGTCCAATTGTTCCATGTTCCCGGCCACTCGCCATGCGCAATGCACCAGTCCTTGTTGACAATAAATCCGAAAACTGACAAGACTTGCAAGAATGGCCCATAGGGTCTGGATAGATGGAAAGTAACGGTTGTGTCGGTTCTGGTGATTGCACCATCCAGTAAAGACGCATTAACGATGATGTTTCCATACTCATCTCTACTTCCGGCTAAACCAAACAACGCATCGTAGAGAAAAGCAGACGGCCAGTTGATGTCCATCACAAGTATGCGTTCAAAAGAATATTCAACGTCCTCTACTGTAAGTGTATCATTATTATGAAACTTTACTCCTTGCCTTATCTCAAATGTATAATTAAGACCGTCAGCACTCATATTCCAAGAGGTGGCAAGCCGCGGAACGAAACTGTTAATGCGCTCTCTATCATAGAATATCAAAGGTTCATAAACATTCAAAGCCAACTCAAAATCATTACTACTCCATAAAAGTGCAGGGTCAATGTTTCCAGGCAAATTACTACGCGCAATTATCATATGATCTGGATTCGGCACTGTTTCCGAATTAACCATTGGAATCAACCCAAACAGCAGCAAAACGGATGTCACAATGACAAACAATTTTTCTTTACTCATCATTCTCCCTTCTCTCGTAATAGCTTTTCTAAAAAATAAAAATTTAACATTTGTGGAAGTAACTTCTATAAAAAGGAAAATCAAAATAAAAATTATTCAGACTTTTTGTTATGTTCTTTTAGTGTCTCCTAACAGAACTAATGGCATTCAAAGTTTAAAACTTACTTCGAGACCTCCAGCACTTGCTGATATGTGTTTGCTCGCGTATTTTCCTGAGTGTCTTACATAATCCAGATAGTCCGGCGCATGGTCCACGTTATCTGCGATCACAACACTTCCTTTGTGGAGTTTATCCTCGATTAACCGTAGATAATCCAGATATTGCCGTTTCTCAGCATCTATGAAAACAAGATCAAACTTTCCCCTTAACTTCGGAATTATCTCAAGAGCGTCGCCGACCAAAACTTTAACCTTCGGCGGTATTTCCGCCTTTTTTATGTTATCTTTTGCAATTTCTGCTGCATGAGGATCAATCTCTATGGTGATCAGTTGGGCATCGCTTCCCAATTCTTTTCCCATGAGAATCGCTGAATAACCAATAAAAGTTCCAATTTCCAAAACATGTTTAGGTTTAATCTCGCGAATAATTTCAACTAAAATTCGACCTCTATCAGGCCCGACAATGGGTAAAAACTTACCTTTTTTAATTTTGCTCTCAATTTCGCTCAAAACCTTCTCCACTTTGCCCATCTGTTCTTATCCAACCTACAGGCTGCGCCAATACTGTGGTCGTGCCAAAATAAAAACTCATCGAGAACATCAAAATGTTAAAGCGTAGAATCATATTCTATTAGTCATCGTTAACAGAAAACCTAACCCTTGATGGTGTTTGTTGCCGCTGTCTTTTACGAAAATTTTTAGCTTTCCTTCGTTTTACCTATTTCATTCTGCAGGTTTTTCTCATGTAGTTAATAGGGTTGTTTTTCCGTAGTATGTGGGGGTTGTTTTGATGTTTTTGAAGCCTGTTTTGGACATGAGGTTTTCGATGTATTCTTTTTTGTAGTGGATTATGTTTGTTTTTAGTTTCATGGGGAGGTTCATTAGGGCTACAGCCAAGTAGAATGGTGTTGAAGTTATTGCTTGGAGCGGTTTCTGTTTTATAAGCAGCTTGTAGTCGCTTACTCCTTTTGTGTAGGCGACCGTTTGCACGTATACGAGGCTTAGCCTACCGCCCTTCTTTAAAACCCTTTTTACCTCTGAAACCAGCCTTTGCACGGAATAGGGTGGTATATAGCTGATGAAATTAACTGCGGAAATTCCATCTAAACTTTCATCCTTGAAAGGCAGTTTATCCACAAACCTATAAAGGTGAATTTTGGCGGAATACGCCGCTTTTTGCCTTTTCATTTTTGCGTAAGCCACTTTCAACGCTGAAAAGGAATAGTCTAACCCATATACGATTGCGCCCTTTGATATGAGCAGTTGTATTAGGTTGCCTGTTCCACACCCCAAATCAAGGTATACGCTATTCTTTTTGGGAGACAAGCTTTCAGCAACCTTCTCCATCATCTCCATATATGAGGGGAGAATGCGCATCCTATCATAGAAAAAGGGATTGTGGAGGAAAGCTCCATTTGTTATGCTAAAAACTTTCTCCTAAATTGTTTGGGCTCTCGCATAATTGATGGCATTATGTTGTTCTAGATAATTGTGTGTCCTCCGTATATGTAAAGTCAAAATGGAAAAATTTATAAAATGTTATCATATAAAAAAATTTATGCGCCAACAACGGAACTTACTAATAACAGATGACTTATTGATATTGGTAGGATCGATTATATTATGCGTATATGGTTTTGATGTGCCAAAAAATATGAAACTTATAGTTGACGGAAACGATCCATATTTTACTCCTCGAATATTTAATGACGCAAACATGATTAAGCTTATGAACCTAATTTGGATAGCAGGAATTATTGGTATAATAGGGTCCGTCTTAAGTTTGTCATATAAGTTAATTACTAAAAGAGAACAAGGAAAGGAGCTCTATATATTTAAGTTGGTTAAGGAGTTTAGTATCCTAGGTGTTTTCTTGTTGTTGCTAGTTTTAATTCAAGCCTGCTTTTTTAACTTTATTTTCATGACAGCATCTCAAAAGGAGTTGTTTGGCATTTGGTTCGGAGAATCTTTTCTGAAGCTCTTTTTAGGAGCATGCTTGATTTCCGCTGGAATTTTGTTATCGTCACTTAAGCCTATATCATGGCGTATGGGAGGAAAAAAAGAAGATGCAAAACATCAAGCTTGTTGAATCAAAAACTCTCAAGTTTTCAGTAATCTTCTGCGCGGTAATATTGATTCTTTCGGCTTTTTCTTTGGATATTTCACTTGTTCTCAATTTTTCTGAAGATGAAAGTAGCATTTTAAGGAAAGCAGAGTATTCTCCCTACGGAAGAAATAAATACTTTGCTATAGCGCTAGGGATTGACGTTACATGGTTAAATTTAGTTTTTATATTCGCCCTGGCATCATTAATATTAGGAGGTATGCTTTTTTTGAATCGGTTCCTCGTCGAGGTTGACGAAGCCTATCTAGAAAGGGAAGCGAAAGTCATTAGGAATATAGCAAGGTTTTTTGGAATAATATCAATGTTAGGAGTGATATTGTTCATAGCAGAAATTTTAAAGTTCAATATGCATGCCTCAAACGTGCCAACGCAACTGAGCGTGTCCCCTGATATAGGCTGGTATACATGTCTCATAGCAAGCATTCTTTTCTTTGTCGTAGCGAAAAAAACTCCAGTTAAGAGGGCTAAAAGTACTGAATCGTTAACACTCAATAAAGATAAGAAACTAGAAGAAAAATAAGAATCTAGACTCTTCGCGTTTCCAGTTTACACCGCTATTTACTTATCCTCTATCCTTCTCCATGAGTGCCTTTTTTGTTTGTCCATATCTTCTTAAGAGTGGGCGGAAGGAACTTCTGCTAGTAAAGTGATCGCTGAAGCATGCATTTCTGCATATCTCACAGAGTCTATGGAAATGCCTTGCGAATGACTTAAGCTACATGAAGGAAATTAAAAATAAAAGTTCAGGTCAACCTTCGTTTGTTTTCTGTTAGTCGCTGTTAATGGAATAGATCGGATATTAATTGCTTTTTATGTTAGGTTCTTAATGCGTGTGTTATGTCGCTTCTTGTTAGGATTCCAAGCAGTGTTTCCTTGTTTTCCTTGCTGACGACCAGTAGTCTTCCAATGTTGTGTTTGTTCATTTTTTCGAAGGCTTCTGCTACTGATTCTTCTGGAAAAGTTGTGACTAATTTTTTTGTGCAGATTTCCCCGAGAGATGTTTTGTTTCTTCTTTCTTTTGGAACTTTCATTACGTCTTGCAATGTAACTATTCCTAAGAGTTTGCCGGACTCGCTTACTATTGGGAAGCCTATGTGATGGTGCTCTGCTACTTTGTCAAAGAATTCATTTATTGTCATTGTAGGCGTTAGCGTGATGACGTTTTTGGTCATAATTTGTTCTACTTTCATTTCATTTAGTATGCTGATTTCGGTTGGTGTTGGCTTTGTGTGGAACTCTGCGGCTGTGGGTATTGTTATGCCTTCTTTTTCCATGTTTCTGCTTTCTTGCAATGCGTGGTTTCTTTTTTGAGTTGATATGTTGATTAAGTGTGCTAGTGTGTCTGGTTCTGTGGCTATTTCTTTGGTTGTTAAGATTTCCTTTTCAACTGCTAGGTTAAGTAAGTCTTCGCCTTTTTTGGTTCTGACTATTATTATTGACCAGTCTTTTAGTGGGGGTGCTCCGCCAACGCTTATGTCTGCAAGTTCAGATGTGAAGTCTGTACATGTTCTGCAGCGGTTCATGATGTGAGGTTTGACTTTTGCTATAGGAATTCGGAATATGTGATTTCCCGTTGTCACCACATAATTGTCTCCTTCCAAGTCAACATTCTTAATTTCGTTAGCTGCAACGTTATGTTCTTGCAGAAGATATTCTAACAGTCGGCCAATTGAGAAAGTCCATAGGCAAAAAAGCCCTATTGTTATTTCCAAGCTGTCGATAAATTTATGTTGCCAAGCCTCAAGTTTTCGAAGGGCGAGGACATGGCACGGGATTCCAACGAAGGCTATGTGAACTTTTCCATGTTCAAAGACTGCGCGACCAAAGGCTTCTGCAACTGCGCTGGGCATGATTTTTGAGTCTACAGCGGAAAGGGCGTCGTCTGGCACGAGGCTTATTTGAGGCTTAACTTTTATTGGTAAGCTTGGAGAAACCTTTGAAACAATGGCGCTGTCGATTATTTTTTGATTGATGGCGAAATTGAGTAAAGCGTTTATAACTCCACCGCTTTTTGTTGCTTCTCTTATTGTTGGGTTAGTTGCTTGTGCAAGTAGAATCTTCCTATAATAGCCTAATGCTTCTCTTCTATGTGGTGCATCCGCCACGAACCTTAATGTTTCATATAATAGTGCGTCGGTGTGTGGGCATATGTCGTAACAGACCGGGCAAGTGTTCAAATGTTCAGAACAATCATACAGTCTATCAGGCTTGTTCTCTACAAGTTTTATGGCGTGGATTGGACAAGCGGCTTCACATGCGCCACACGCGGTGCAAAAATCATGATCTATTACAAGTCGTTTTAAATCATCGAAAGCTATTAATCTATTTTTGTTTGTCTGCGTTTGCGACTCCTCCATTTAATATTTAGAGAAAGTTATGGCATAAAAGGAAACTGTTGCATTACTGGGTCTATGAGGTTTAAAACTGCTGCTGGATAAACGCCTAAAACGATTATCGCGATGGCAAGGATGAACATTGGAACAAGCAGTTTCTTTGGTTCTTTAATTTTAGTTTCTGTTTCTCGCATCAGTTTTTTTCCATACATATAGTTGATTAGCCTCAAAAGGTATGCAGCTTGGATGACGCTGGTTAAGACGCCTATTACCGCTAGCCAGCCAAGGTTGCCTTCTATTGCTGATGTAAAAACTAAATACTTAGCCATAAAACCAGCAAAGGGTGGAACCCCAGCGAATGAAAAGGCTGATAGAAGTAGAATTAAGCTTGTAAGTGGCATTTTTCTTCCAATTCCAGAAAAGTCTTCTAAAGTTTTGAAGCCCATGCTGTTAAATATTCCTACGGTCATGAACGCGAGGGCTGTTGTTATTCCACCTATAAGGAAGAAGTAGAGGTTCCCCATTATGCCTAGTGGTGTTACGCTTGTTATTGCTACAAGATTGTAGCCTACATCTGCAATACATATGTAAGCGATTAAACGTTTCACGTTTCTTTCGGTCAAAGCGAACAGGTTGCCAACAACCATTGTTAACGCTGAAAGAACTGCAAACAAGAAGTTCCATGGCAAAACGGTTGGCGGGGTCAAAATGTAGATGAGAACTCTTAGCAAGACATAGTAGCTTCCTTGGTCAACGATGGCTGAAAGAAAGGCTGAGGAAGAGGCTGGCGCTGCTGTGTATGCGTCTGGCAACCACATGTGGAATGGCACGACAGCCGCTTCTATCGAGTATCCTGCTGCAATAAAAATGAATGCCATCTCAAGTAAGTGCTTATCCGCAAGAGAAGCCAGTGCATGTTTTACCTCCCAAAAATTAAGCGAACCTGTAAGGGCGTAAATCACTGAAAGCCCATAAATTATGAAGGCTGAAGCTATTATTATCATGATCAGATACTTTAGCGTGGCATGCAATGACTTTGCTGTTTTTTGGTATAGCATTAAGAAGCTTGAGCCAGCGGCTGTTGCTTCCCAAAAAATGAAAAGCGTCAATAAATCGCCAGCAAGGGCTGTTCCTATAACGCAGCCAATAGTCATTAACATAACAGTGTAATAGCGTTCTGAAAGCTCTCCATCAGAACCTATGGAAAAGAGGCTGTATACGGTAACAACTGCCCCTACGCCTGTGAAAATTATCGCCATGTAAACTGACACTGCATCCACCAAAAACCTGCTGGAGAAAATAGTTGAGGAACCTTCAATTAGAGACAGGTTTATAAAAGGCTGAGGGGATGGTTCAGCATAATATTTCAGTGCAAGGTTCGCTACAGTCAGACCGGCGATAACGAAAATTGTTAAGAACCAACAAAGAATCAAAACATTTTTCCCGCTTCCTTTTTTACGAGTAATTTTAACAATTGGAATCGTTAAAAGAGAAAACAAAACGAAGGCGATTATTGGTAAAGATGCATCCAAAAGCTCTATCATCTGCGTTCCTCACTAGACAAAGCTTACGCTTGAAATTAGTTGTATGAAGAATGTGGGCCATATTCCAAGTATAACTGTGAGCACGGCTAGAATAATCATGGCTAACTTCATATAGGGGGGAGCATCGGAAACTTTTTCGTGTTTTGTTTCGCCGAGATAGACGTGGCTTAAAAATCTTAGAGCGTAGGCTAGGGACAAAACTGTGGCTACAAGCATCAGTGCTGTTGGAATGAGATAGAAGTTTTCAATTTTGATTGTTTGAAATGCTCCAACAAATATCAGAAATTCGCTTATGAAACATGCAAATGGTGGTATTCCTGCAATACTTAACGCTGCTATTGTAGAAACGGTGGCTGTAATTGGCATTTTCCCCGCAAGCCCGCCCATTTCACGTATGTCGCGAATTTCAAGTTGTTTCATAACGGCGCCTGCCGACAAAAAGAATAAGCCTTTACTCACGGCATGGTTTACAAGGTGTAAAACTGTTCCTGTGACGGGTTCTTGGAATGGAAAGAGTGAAAGCCCGAAGAGAACATAGCCCATGTGGGCTATGCTAGAATAGGCGATTATCCGTTTTATGTCAGTTTCCACCAAGGCGATTAAGGAACCAAAAAAGGCGGATATTATTCCAAAAATAGTTAATCCGTGCAGGAAGATGTTTCCAAAATCTGTTGCCATCACTGCTGGAAAAACTGTCCCTAGAGATACGCGTAGTATTGCGTAAGCGCCGGCGCTGATTATTACGCCGCTTAATAATGCAGACATGGGTGCAGGTGCTTCGGAATGTGCGTCGGGCAACCACATGTGAACCGGAACTGCAGCCATCTTGACTGCGAAACCAACTGTCAGAGATAGCAGTATCCATTTGACGAGCTCTGGGTTAGCTATCATTAGCGCGGTTTGCGCTTGGAACATGTCCAAGTCGCCTGTGACCATGAATATTGCGCCTATGCCCAATAAGACGAAGACTGCACCAGCGTGGGTGAATATGAAGAATTTGAAGGCTGCTCTGTATGGTTCCTTGTAGCCCCATCCGCCAATTATGAAGTATGATGGTAGAAGCATCAGTTCCCAGCAGAAATAGAATAACATAAGGTTTGATGTAATGAAGACGCCAACAAGCCCTATTGAAAGCAATGTTAAAAGAGCGTAGTATTCAGCTAGCCCCTTCCTCTCTTGCATGTAATTTATTGAAAAGAGCGCGGCTGCTAGAATGAGTATTAGGGTTATTATTGCCATTGAGAGGCTTATTCCGTCTACGAAAAGTGTAAAAGAAGCGTGGAGAACCGGAATCCAATAGTAAGATTCGACATACTTGTGGTCTGTACTGTTTAGGATTGTTGGCACAGTTGTAGAGAAAATTGCGACGTTAATTAGGCATAGTAAGGCTATTAAGAAGGCTGCACTTTTAGGAGATTTTTTGCCTGAAAAATAAACGAATGGAACAGCCAATGCAGGCAAAATTATTGTTAACAAAAGTGTGTTTTGCATTTTTTCGCCTCTTATCTTAGCATTGTAACTATTATTAGTATAAGGATTATCAAAAATCCGATTAGGGCTGCTGCCACATAATGTTCTATAGAGCTAGACCTTATCCTTCTTATTTTAGATGCTGAAGCCAGAGTCTTGTTAG includes:
- a CDS encoding NADH-quinone oxidoreductase subunit M — protein: MQNTLLLTIILPALAVPFVYFSGKKSPKSAAFLIALLCLINVAIFSTTVPTILNSTDHKYVESYYWIPVLHASFTLFVDGISLSMAIITLILILAAALFSINYMQERKGLAEYYALLTLLSIGLVGVFITSNLMLFYFCWELMLLPSYFIIGGWGYKEPYRAAFKFFIFTHAGAVFVLLGIGAIFMVTGDLDMFQAQTALMIANPELVKWILLSLTVGFAVKMAAVPVHMWLPDAHSEAPAPMSALLSGVIISAGAYAILRVSLGTVFPAVMATDFGNIFLHGLTIFGIISAFFGSLIALVETDIKRIIAYSSIAHMGYVLFGLSLFPFQEPVTGTVLHLVNHAVSKGLFFLSAGAVMKQLEIRDIREMGGLAGKMPITATVSTIAALSIAGIPPFACFISEFLIFVGAFQTIKIENFYLIPTALMLVATVLSLAYALRFLSHVYLGETKHEKVSDAPPYMKLAMIILAVLTVILGIWPTFFIQLISSVSFV